A stretch of the Deltaproteobacteria bacterium genome encodes the following:
- the trxA gene encoding thioredoxin, producing MNQESFIIQCGKCNTKNRVPKQRINDSPVCGKCRSPLPARTYHSSPVMVTDASFQREVLSYPGPVVVDCWAPWCGPCKMMGPILDRVARAYAGRAKVVKINVDQNPMTSSRFNILSIPTLLFFKYGQLVTTIPGAVQQQDIERQLASMA from the coding sequence ATGAACCAGGAAAGCTTCATCATACAGTGCGGCAAGTGCAACACCAAAAATCGCGTTCCCAAACAGCGGATAAACGACAGCCCGGTGTGCGGTAAGTGCCGGTCGCCACTGCCGGCGAGAACCTATCACAGCAGCCCGGTCATGGTGACCGATGCCAGCTTTCAACGGGAAGTGTTGTCTTATCCCGGACCGGTCGTCGTTGACTGCTGGGCGCCCTGGTGCGGACCCTGCAAGATGATGGGACCCATTCTCGACCGGGTGGCCAGGGCCTATGCCGGACGCGCCAAGGTCGTCAAGATAAATGTGGACCAGAATCCGATGACCTCTTCGCGCTTCAACATCTTGAGCATACCGACGCTTTTATTTTTCAAGTATGGTCAGCTGGTCACCACCATTCCGGGGGCGGTGCAGCAGCAGGATATAGAGCGGCAGCTGGCATCGATGGCGTGA